In the Myxococcus fulvus genome, one interval contains:
- a CDS encoding AAA family ATPase: MSSPAPGSANAHRPAEPWLEELDILVRARYPLLYLVSWEEHRVDAILAELARAHGKALFQWSITKGLRASGTTRSAPLPDDTRNPIDAMAAIEKLGEPALVVLKDFHPYLEEKSVVRALRELAHFLKSTFTTVILLSPTLLIPVELEKEVSVIDVPMPGYNDLLQLLREIVAVVRRTNKATIELSREHADQLIKAALGLTMSEAENAFAKAIAHDGKLGPEDIKRIQDEKRQVIRKSGLLEYYPPEESLGNVGGLEYLKAWLSQRTAAFGERARQFGLPEPRGLLLLGVQGCGKSLTAKAISAHWNLPLLRLDMGRIFSGLIGSSEENLRKAIRVAEGVAPVVLWVDEIEKGLSGVASSSTADSGVSARVFGTLLTWLQEKTAPVFVVATANRIEGLPPEVLRKGRFDEIFFIDLPEQAEREDIFRIHLRRRKREPSSFDVVELATLTQGFSGAEIEQVVVAGLYEAFAENSELAQQHLVRTLRDTFPLSVTMRDEIRRLRDWAKGRTRPASSSGALVERAP, encoded by the coding sequence ATGTCGTCCCCCGCCCCCGGCAGCGCCAACGCCCACCGTCCCGCCGAGCCGTGGCTCGAGGAGCTCGACATCCTCGTGCGGGCCCGCTACCCGCTGCTCTACCTGGTGTCGTGGGAGGAGCACCGCGTGGACGCCATCCTCGCGGAGCTGGCGCGCGCGCACGGCAAGGCGCTGTTCCAGTGGTCCATCACCAAGGGCCTGCGCGCCTCGGGCACCACGCGCAGCGCGCCCCTGCCCGACGACACCCGCAACCCCATCGACGCGATGGCCGCCATCGAGAAGCTGGGCGAGCCCGCGCTGGTGGTCCTCAAGGACTTCCATCCCTACCTGGAGGAGAAGAGCGTGGTGCGCGCCCTGCGGGAGCTGGCGCACTTCCTCAAGAGCACCTTCACCACCGTCATCCTCCTGTCGCCCACGCTGCTCATCCCCGTGGAGCTGGAGAAGGAGGTCTCCGTCATCGACGTGCCCATGCCCGGGTACAACGATTTGCTCCAGCTGCTGCGCGAAATCGTCGCGGTGGTGCGCCGCACGAACAAGGCCACCATCGAGCTGTCGCGCGAGCACGCCGACCAGCTCATCAAGGCCGCGCTCGGGCTGACGATGTCGGAGGCGGAGAACGCCTTCGCCAAGGCCATCGCCCATGACGGCAAGCTGGGCCCCGAGGACATCAAGCGCATCCAGGACGAGAAGCGTCAGGTGATTCGCAAGAGCGGGCTGCTCGAGTACTACCCGCCCGAGGAGTCCCTGGGGAACGTGGGCGGCCTGGAGTACCTCAAGGCGTGGCTGAGCCAGCGCACCGCGGCCTTCGGCGAGCGGGCCCGACAGTTCGGACTCCCGGAGCCTCGGGGGCTGCTCCTGCTCGGAGTGCAGGGCTGCGGCAAGAGCCTCACCGCCAAGGCCATCAGCGCGCACTGGAACCTGCCGCTCCTGCGCCTGGACATGGGCCGCATCTTCAGCGGGCTCATCGGCTCGTCCGAGGAGAACCTGCGCAAGGCCATCCGCGTGGCCGAGGGCGTGGCGCCCGTGGTGCTGTGGGTGGACGAAATCGAGAAGGGGCTGTCGGGCGTGGCCTCCTCGAGCACCGCGGACAGCGGCGTGTCCGCGCGCGTCTTCGGCACGCTGCTCACGTGGCTCCAGGAGAAGACGGCGCCCGTGTTCGTGGTGGCCACCGCCAACCGCATCGAGGGCCTGCCGCCGGAGGTGCTGCGCAAGGGCCGCTTCGACGAGATCTTCTTCATCGACCTGCCCGAACAGGCCGAGCGCGAGGACATCTTCCGCATCCACCTGCGGCGCCGCAAGCGCGAGCCGTCGAGCTTCGACGTGGTGGAGCTGGCCACGCTCACCCAGGGCTTCAGCGGCGCCGAAATCGAGCAGGTGGTGGTGGCCGGCCTGTACGAGGCCTTCGCGGAGAACAGCGAGCTGGCACAGCAGCACCTGGTGCGCACGCTGCGGGACACCTTCCCGTTGTCGGTGACGATGCGGGATGAGATTCGCCGCCTGCGCGACTGGGCCAAGGGACGCACGCGGCCGGCCTCGTCCTCGGGCGCGCTGGTCGAGAGGGCGCCATGA
- a CDS encoding SH3 domain-containing protein, protein MTDAIRRGLGPIIRTVANATVQQAVPPAMQPAAKAAVDFAVSSFEQGKPARAPVALNVMPPPTVILTSPTVIPPASTPVTAAPVSANQGDGVVQPGDKRTVTTGDDTLNLRPDAGTSQKPTGSFPSGARLEVATPPDGGPSEKNGFVYVRGPGGETGWVSAEFTRELTAEEAAQRGPTGGITTPAAAAYQSVFVNQFAAEKDVGGDASNANCGPSSTLTALLNEGLEIPDIPGIEHNGTTGADVQAVRYWGNQADDTGSDGVFTKEDGTLAYSLDGAGNENSTFTGFKDVANAVAAAGGTTSSVAANSTDIMAAIDNGSTVVISGTFVETRKAPEGTPEALVNPANGNLYVDSDKDGAPDLKNGVPNEWHQKADTWKGQHGSTMHLVAVVGRTPEGNFIVCDPAHTKPTAAPIELSPGELDAFMRGNPGAIAVNGAATPETETPSA, encoded by the coding sequence ATGACTGATGCAATCCGTAGGGGTCTGGGTCCTATCATCCGCACCGTGGCGAACGCCACCGTCCAGCAGGCGGTGCCGCCCGCGATGCAGCCGGCGGCCAAGGCAGCGGTGGACTTCGCGGTGTCCTCGTTCGAGCAGGGCAAGCCCGCACGGGCCCCGGTGGCGCTGAACGTCATGCCGCCGCCGACGGTGATTCTCACCAGCCCCACCGTCATCCCGCCAGCCAGCACCCCCGTCACCGCCGCCCCGGTCTCCGCGAACCAGGGGGATGGAGTGGTGCAGCCGGGGGACAAGCGGACGGTGACCACGGGGGATGACACGCTCAACCTCCGCCCGGATGCGGGGACGTCCCAGAAGCCCACGGGCAGCTTCCCGTCGGGCGCGCGGCTGGAGGTGGCCACGCCGCCGGATGGAGGCCCGTCGGAGAAGAACGGCTTCGTCTACGTGCGCGGGCCCGGCGGGGAGACGGGCTGGGTGAGCGCGGAGTTCACGCGGGAGCTGACGGCGGAGGAGGCCGCGCAGCGCGGCCCCACGGGTGGCATCACCACGCCGGCCGCCGCCGCGTACCAGAGCGTCTTCGTCAACCAGTTCGCGGCCGAGAAGGACGTGGGGGGTGACGCCAGCAACGCCAACTGCGGGCCCTCCTCCACGTTGACGGCGCTGCTCAACGAGGGGCTCGAGATTCCGGACATCCCGGGCATCGAGCACAACGGCACCACGGGCGCGGACGTGCAGGCGGTGCGCTACTGGGGCAACCAGGCGGACGACACGGGCAGCGACGGCGTCTTCACGAAGGAGGACGGCACGCTGGCGTACTCGCTGGATGGGGCGGGCAACGAGAACTCCACGTTCACCGGCTTCAAGGACGTGGCGAACGCGGTGGCCGCGGCGGGCGGGACGACGTCGAGCGTGGCCGCGAACTCGACGGACATCATGGCGGCCATCGACAACGGGAGCACCGTGGTCATCTCCGGCACCTTCGTGGAGACGAGGAAAGCCCCGGAGGGCACGCCCGAGGCGCTGGTGAATCCGGCGAACGGGAACCTCTACGTCGACAGCGACAAGGACGGCGCGCCGGACCTGAAGAATGGCGTGCCCAACGAGTGGCACCAGAAGGCGGACACGTGGAAGGGCCAGCACGGCTCCACCATGCACCTGGTCGCCGTGGTGGGCAGGACCCCCGAGGGCAACTTCATCGTCTGCGACCCCGCGCACACGAAGCCGACGGCGGCTCCCATCGAGCTGTCTCCCGGGGAGCTGGATGCCTTCATGCGCGGCAACCCGGGCGCCATCGCCGTCAACGGGGCGGCCACCCCGGAGACCGAGACCCCCAGCGCGTAG
- the larC gene encoding nickel pincer cofactor biosynthesis protein LarC has product MRRILYLEPVGGIAGDMFLAAGIDLGLEPAAIEAALRGLSVPGWKLAVSRAVRHAISGTHLDVVLDAREAHPHRAYADIRRLIESASTLPSRAKERALAVFRAIGEAEAKVHGVSIDDIHFHEVGAVDSIVDICGAAVVLELLGDPEVHAAPPPLGSGSIRVAHGMMPIPVPATLELLRDVPVRFEGVGELTTPTGAALLKVLAKIGHPPDFIVEKVGYGVGTKDFRDRPNVLRASLGRLEDSRTEGLWVVEANLDDATPQLVGHLVERLLAVGALDAWVAPVVMKKSRPGHLLSALVEGGLRDTTVDLLLRESTSLGVRYHRVERQALARDWVEVETPWGPVRVKRGLRDGAVLNAHPEFEDCRRVAEAAGVPVKQVVAAALVALGLPS; this is encoded by the coding sequence ATGCGGCGCATCCTCTACCTGGAGCCGGTGGGCGGCATCGCCGGGGACATGTTCCTGGCGGCGGGCATCGACCTGGGCCTGGAGCCCGCGGCGATTGAAGCGGCGCTGCGAGGGCTGAGTGTCCCGGGCTGGAAGCTGGCGGTGAGCCGCGCGGTGCGCCACGCCATCAGCGGCACGCACCTGGACGTGGTGCTGGACGCGCGCGAGGCGCACCCGCACCGCGCCTACGCGGACATCCGCCGCCTCATCGAGTCCGCGTCCACGCTGCCCTCGCGCGCCAAGGAGCGGGCGCTCGCGGTGTTCCGCGCGATTGGCGAGGCCGAGGCGAAGGTGCACGGCGTCTCCATCGACGACATCCACTTCCACGAGGTGGGCGCCGTGGACTCCATCGTCGACATCTGCGGCGCGGCGGTGGTGCTGGAGCTTTTGGGCGACCCGGAGGTCCACGCGGCGCCGCCGCCGTTGGGCAGCGGCTCCATCCGCGTGGCGCACGGCATGATGCCCATCCCCGTGCCGGCCACGCTGGAACTGCTGCGCGACGTGCCCGTGCGCTTCGAGGGCGTGGGGGAGCTGACCACGCCCACCGGCGCGGCGCTGCTCAAGGTGCTCGCGAAGATTGGCCACCCGCCCGACTTCATCGTGGAGAAGGTGGGCTACGGCGTGGGCACGAAGGACTTCCGCGACAGGCCCAACGTGCTGCGCGCGTCGCTGGGGCGGCTGGAGGACTCGCGCACCGAGGGCCTGTGGGTGGTGGAGGCGAACCTGGACGACGCCACGCCGCAGCTGGTGGGGCACCTGGTGGAGCGGCTGCTCGCCGTGGGCGCGCTGGACGCGTGGGTGGCGCCCGTGGTGATGAAGAAGAGCCGCCCGGGCCACCTCTTGAGCGCGCTGGTGGAGGGAGGGCTGCGCGACACCACGGTGGACCTGCTCCTGCGCGAGTCCACGTCCCTGGGCGTGCGCTACCACCGCGTCGAGCGTCAGGCCCTGGCGCGCGACTGGGTGGAGGTGGAGACGCCGTGGGGCCCGGTCCGCGTGAAGCGGGGCCTGCGTGACGGCGCCGTCCTCAACGCGCATCCGGAGTTCGAGGACTGCCGCCGCGTCGCCGAGGCCGCCGGTGTCCCCGTGAAGCAGGTGGTGGCCGCCGCGCTGGTGGCGCTCGGCCTGCCCTCCTGA